The genomic DNA TAAAGTAATGAGCTCAAACCCAAATGAATaatcccaacaaaaatatcaacaatCTAAAATCATAAGGTCccaaatcaattaaaatcaaactcaaaacaAACATCCAAAAACCAACATGCCCAAGGTTAAAAGTCCAcaaacaatatccaaaatccaaatatcaataaatttaaattaaataaatcaaaatcaaaattatagaACAAGCTTAAGATCAACATCTAATATACAAATTCTAAGTGAAACAAATATCTAAGCTCAATCAAGCAAACTCAACAAAATATgaacaattaatataaaaagaaaaaataaaatgaataaataaataagaaaatgaaaaagtacaACTTACTCATTTCTTGAAGAAACTGTGGACGGGAGGTGGGAAGGAGTGGTAGTGGAGGtaagggaaaaagaagaatgtaaaaaaaaaatgaaaatgggtgGGGTGAGAGGAAGTGAGGGAAATATAGAGAAGCGAGAGAGGAGGGAGAGATCAAGGAAGTAAGGGAGAGGGGGGGAGCTGGTGGTGAGGTGTGAGTGGGAGAGAAAAATGGGAGaaagataagaaaggaaaatggaCTTGAGGCAAATTTTGAGATCTATGAGTGGATAATACCAACCTATAAATACTCCATGATTTTATGATTTCATAATTAcaaaaagttaattaaaatcTCTAAACCTTTATCTTATATGGTaattagtaattaaaaaaattacaataaaatgaattgaaaagaAGGAGGCTGatgatcatatattttttttctttttaaaatttcatatgatTAAATTACGGgtataaaaagtaattttttagacAAATATGGATTGAAAATTTGGCCATTAATATACAATTAGAAGATAAAGCGTGTATAattgttaataaattattaatttaatagttCGAGTGCATGAGCCATGAATTAAAAGATgggaaaatattaagatatcgTAATAGTATTTATCAAGGTTGAGATTAAGTCCTTGAACGAGTGTGAATAAAATTAggatataaataataagaattaaatatatatatatatgcaaggAGAGAGAAAAGTAGCAAGTTCCCGCGTGACACATAGCACAAGTTATTGGAGTGACGCAACCAATAATCCAAACCAACAGCCTTAATTTCTAAACCCTTATACTATGTTTGATTTTCGaaaaaatgcgagggaaagaaaatacaaagaaagagtagaaggaaagaaaaaatgaaggaaaataaaagaatagattaaaagttgataaattattttttttgttacttcaaattcattttatttattttaactcatcaatataaatattaaataattttaaaatacataagtttttaattagttttaattatatttgattttctttgatatttttcataagacaaccaaacatgagaaaatcattttccttagcattttttttctttcctttgtacttttcggaaaccaaacatagccttaactGTGgaggggaaaaaggaaaatgaattaaaagaaaGATACATCTTAACCTTACAGGGACTGCGTGGTGGACTCATTTCAGGGCATTTATTTGGTGGAAATGAAGAATTAATACAGTGTGCTTTTAACCACATTTTCTTTGGTAAGTGGAAtattgtaattacaaataactTCAATTGTATTGCACCGACTATACACCAACTAttgaaagagggaaaaaaaattaatttagaccCTTAATTTTTCCTCAATCGAATGAGCTTAACTTGTTGAGTTAATTCTCCGATCAATTCAACTCTTTTAAAATAACATCGACTATTTGcacttataatttaaaaaatgtttgcaATTCAAGGTCTGAACCTTCCAATAACTTGCGTAGTCCTTAAAATCTTTATAAGTCATTTTTTATAGAATTGGACCGAAAGTTTTGGCATAAAATGCATATTATCcatttaatgattaaatatcatttttaagtccggataaaggaaattaattttgaagCACATCAAAATATTTACACTGAAATGTATCAGTGAAACCCATCTTAAAATGTTTCTTAAAGTTGGTTTGACAGTATTTTTAAAACgcatttttaatctaaaaatttgtttttgaaaaaaagttattatttaacaaaatttaaaaaatcacttattctACTAAAAAATCTCTTGtaatgttttttaaagaaacatttaataaatgtttcttttaaaaatatttttagtaaaaatacttcaaataaaaacattattaaatacgCTCTTAGATATGTTAAGTCTTtgaatcatcatttttttcatatcatttaaaTTTCTCACAAAAACATTTTAACTTTCTTTGGAAATTATCATTCAAACATGAAAACTTCCtttgatttaaatttgttaGTATACTTAAtcttgttttgtaattttataattattgcaatataaattaaatatataataagggcaaatttattattcatcacataaaaaaaaaaaaaaaaaaaaaaaattcacgaGGTTAACAGGACCTCCACCTCTAGTATCCCAAGGGAAGCGGCACAACAAAATTTGAATAGAAGTTCAAACTCATCctttaatttcatcattttccCCCCCTCCCATATTTCCCCTTATTCTATCTGATCTCATACTTCCCTTGAGCTTTCTGATTCCAAACATACAGACCAGAGAGGATGACTTTTACATGGTCATTGCTGAAAGCATATCCAAAATTATGCCAATGCATCTTCCTTGACGCCATTCCTATCCAATTatttatgtcttatatttatatatatatacatccaCTCCCAGACTCAGGAGTATACCGCATATGCCTTAATTTGCAGACAACAATATGGAGAAAAGTTGGCTAACCGTTTCCTTCCATCTCCTAACCATCTTATCATCAATTCAACTTCCACGGTCACATGCATCTTCTGATTATTCCAGACAGCCACCTCGAAGGCTCATCTTCACTCCGCACCACCGATCGGACTCCGATCCTCAACAGGTTATTAATATCTCTGATATTCTTTCTCCCTCTCCCACATCTCCATAATTATTCTTACATGAACTTCCCTTTTGCCTATTTTTTGGTTTCTTCCTACGGTCATGTTAGGTTCACATTTCGCTAGTGGGGAGGGATCGCATGAAGGTTTCATGGATCACAGACGATAAAAGCGCACGTTCCATAGTAGAGTATGGAAAGATGCCCGGAAAATACGAAGCGTCTGCGACAGGGGAGCATACCTCGTATAATTACTTCTTTTACAGCTCCGGCAAGATTCACCATGTTGAGATCGGACCGTTGGAGGCTGGGACACTGTACTACTACAGATGTGGAGGTTCAGGGCAAGAATTTTACTTCAAAACACCTCCTTCCAGCTTTCCCATTGAATTTGCAGTGGTTGGTGAGTTATGTGTGTGTTGGACATTTACCAAGACAGGGTACCAAATTAATGAGTTTGCCATCAAGAAATAATAGCGCAAACATTGTGTGTGGGTGGGTGTGTTGGTTCATGCTTTAAGCTTACGCAAAACGGCTAAAAAGGGAAGCGATacgtattttttttcctttaagtaTACTTGCGTTCATATGTATATGGCATCTATAACATTAGcttcatataaaaattagaaaataataataagaataagaataagaataaagtGTTACTTTCTAATTACTGGGGAGTGTGGCAGGAGATCTAGGGCAAACAGAATGGACAGCATCGACCCTGAACCATGTCAACAGAACAAACTACGACGTGCTTTTATTACCCGGTGATCTCTCTTATGCCGATAGCCATCAGCCCCTTTGGGACTCCTTCGGCCGCCTTGTGGAGCCGTACGCCAGCCACCGCCCCTGGATGGTCACTGAAGGCAACCATGAGATTGAGATCTTCCCCATCATCTACCCCGATGGCTTCAAAGCCTTTAATTCTAGGTGGCCGATGCCTTTCCAAGAGAGTGGCTCCACCTCCAACCTCTACTACTCTTTTGAGGTTGCTGGGTGCCATGTTATCATGTTGGGTTCTTATGCTGAGTTCGATGAGAAATCCGCTCAGTACAAGTGGCTGAAGGGGGATCTGGGTAAGGTTGATAGGAGGAGGACGCCGTGGCTTATTGTGCTCATTCACGCGCCATGGTATAATACTAATCTGGCCCATAAGGGGGAAGGAGAGAGCATGAGGAAAGCCATGGAGAAGCTGTTGTATGAGGCTAGGGTTGATGTGGTTTTTGCTGGCCATGTTCATGCCTACGAACGATTTGTGAGTCATTTATTCAATTTGCTTTCACTTATTTGGTTCCTCCAATTGgtttatatcatattttcattcatttattattattttttttaagtagcCTAATAACGATTGAAGCATTTATTCACTAAATatgttagaaaagaaattaagttCAAAAAAGAACTAGGAGAAATCACTTAATTctaatataattgtttttgctggaaaaaggggaaaagctTATAAGGTATGCCTGTTTTTCCCTCTTAGGAAAAAATAACTTGTTTTACAAACtgctttcatttctattttacTGCAGACAAGGGTTTACAAGAACAAGGCAGATGAATGCGGGCCCATACATGTAACAATTGGGGATGGAGGAAACAGAGAAGGACTTGCTTTAACGTGAGTATTCTTAAATTTGAACTCTTGACTAAATTGGGCCCATCGAACATCTCAGGAAAATGAGTCATTTGTGTATTGATTTTGATAGCCTTGAAATTCACCAGTGTGCTGTGTGCCCACTCACTGGATTAGATCATCCAAATATTAAAATCCAACACGGCGACCCCCATCCCAATTCTAATTTCAAAAAGGAATTGAGTGCCAATCCAATTCGAAACTCAGCTCCAAGGTGGGGTCATTGATAACCATGGAAATTAAAACCGTCCGTtgaattctaattctaattattctACATCGGTTTCGACGTGAGTGGCGTGTGAATTTTTTATGCCATGTAGACGAGTCCTTCGTCTTACACGTTTTCCATTGGGgagaatattattatatttaattaaatacatCTTTACTAGTGATGAAGAGTGTAAGCAGTTTGAAAAGGGTAAAAGCAAAACAACGGTCTTGTCGTGTTGCTGATGTAGGTTTGAGAAGCCGACAAGCGCCTCCCTCTCAGTGTACAGAGAGCCAAGTTTTGGACATGGGCGATTGAGGGTATTAAACCAGACGCATGCATTTTGGTCATGGCACCGTAACAATGACTCCGACTGTATTCTGGCTGACAGCCTGTGGCTACAAAGTTTAAGCGTTTCGAGACAGTGCACGCAGTTTCAGCAGGATCAAGCATCACCACCACTAGTATCTGTTAATCTTAATGACGAACTTTGATTAAACCCATCCTCACCCTCAAACCTCTACTTGGCATGTACCCCTATATTTTACACCACTTGTATCATACTTGTGTAATTGTATGACACAGTCAACTATATgaaggtttttaatttttctttttgtttcaaatCTACTGTTTTGCGAAACTATTATTATGAGCGACATTGTCATGACATGAGATCAATTTCCCTTCTTCCGCGTCTCGCATGCATATCCGGGTTTTTTATCATTTGGaaatttattgaatataaatttgtatttttgacttgaataaagtaaattttattatcattaaaactcaattttactcatcttccttttcattcaaaataaaagggttaattgattaaattttaaaataaaaaagatatttaattagattttaaatttataatacataaaCATTTTTAGTCCCAAACCCGAGGAAGTAAATAAAATCCCTTCAAACTTCCAACACCTCCACATCGTGGAAACCCCGATATCTTCAATCTTAGAAACATTCTGTGGTTCATTCTGAAAGGAAAGTAATTCAatgtagtttaattttttagctTAAAAGCAAAATTTCCAATGCTTCTGAATCCTCCCATAAGATTATTGGACACGCAATCGTCATTTTCCCCGttctttttgaaggaaaaacattttattgCCCTCTAGGCTCTAGATGCCGATTGCTTAGCTCCTTCACAAGTGGCAACCTTCTTGGCCAATGGCAGGAGGGCAACAAACTGCCGTCGTTTTCAGAAAAACAGGAGGCAGTTGAGAAAACTGGGATACGGTGGCCTGCCCCAATTGGCTGAAAAGCGTTGCCTTTTTTTTAACAACTTTCTAGAAACAGTGGCACTGTACCTAGAACAAGTGAACCCAAATTTTCAATACCAACGGAAAGTTTTTTTACAAAGGAAAGACACGTAATGATGacgtaaataaaaataaaattatatagaaaaaaaggaaatatatatcaCATATTACAGTCGAAAGCTGAAATTGTGGACCGTTTTGATCGCTCATTGATTTTAAAGGTCATCAGATCAAACGGTCCACATCATATCTTGTGCAACTTCTCAGCTTTTACAACAGGATTGGCCTTAGAGATAGCCTCTTTGCCAAGCGTCTTGAAGTCAAAGGTGCACCCGTGCTGTTCCGGGTACCGGTGGACCCCACAGAACGTGATCCCACACCTACACCGGAACCCGGTCAATCCCACCCTTTTCCGACATGTGGAGCACCTGTTCGGCTGTGTCGCCGAAGGTGGCGGTACAGAGGCGGCCACAGCCGCCGGAACAGTGATTTCATTGGCGGCTTCCGGTAAGGTTAAAGCGGGAGGGGAGAGAGGAGCTGTGGAAGAGGAAGCGGCTGAAAGCGATTTCTCCACCGCGGATTTGGCAGAGGAGGCTTGTTCTTCTTTGAGACGGAGGTCTCTGTAACATTTAGAGCAAAGGTTTAGGGTCGCTGGACTACCGAAGAAACCGCAGTTGTTGGCGCAAAGGCGGTGGCCTTCGGGAGCTTCGCATCTGTGTTCTTCCGCCATTTCCAGATCAGATCTGTGTTCTTCTCAAGAATTTATAATTTCGAAAAAGAAGTAGCAGATCTATCCGAGGAACAACAGGATCGTCGATCTGCAAAAAGAAATTCGAAAGgatgaagaaaaatacaaaattttactGCAAAAAAAGTTCACGTAAATCCCCTGTTTGGTAGccgagaaaacagaggacaatcGAAACCTCAATCGCAAAGAgccaaatttagaaaaaatcacAACACGAGAGGCATATGGTTTGAACATCCTTATACCTTTCCTCCGTTCACTCGTCAAAATTCGCATCAATGAAACGAAACGGATCGATCcatcaaagaaagaaacataGAAACGAATAAatggggaaaaaggaaaataaaattgtacCTGAAGAAAGGGTTAGAAGAATCGCACAGCGAagaaaagaagaacaagaaTCTAACAGGGAAGCATAATCAGAGGAATAATATAGCCATAGAAAGGTAGAGAGAGAAGGGAAGGGAGAGAGAAATTGGGAAGGAAGGAACGAAGAAAATGGGACAAAAATCAAAtgattttaacaaataaaataatataataaataatggaagaaaaatatcgAGGGTACAGGCTGGAGGAGCCAAAAAGGACCTGCTCCAAGCCAACGACACCACGGAAATTCATCTGCGACTGCCCCTCCTCAGCCTCCCCTCACCCTCATTCTCTGCCACGTGGATTTTTTCCGCATTGATTTCACACTATATGAGTTTAATGTGGTCCCTCCTATCGTATTAGCCTGTTAGGTGGCTTTTCAAGATTCTGATTCATTCCTCCATCAATTTTTGCGCCTTTCTTAGCTgtatctttttcctttcttttcctagACTAAATTTCCATagtaaaaaaaccaaaatataattTCTTGCTGATTAAGTTTGTTTCATGCCATATGTTCCTCTACCAATGCCGTCAGCACCATTTTCCTTTATTAAAATTAAGGTATATATGGTATATGACAAAATGTCAGCCACCA from Vitis riparia cultivar Riparia Gloire de Montpellier isolate 1030 chromosome 8, EGFV_Vit.rip_1.0, whole genome shotgun sequence includes the following:
- the LOC117920069 gene encoding purple acid phosphatase 22-like — translated: MEKSWLTVSFHLLTILSSIQLPRSHASSDYSRQPPRRLIFTPHHRSDSDPQQVHISLVGRDRMKVSWITDDKSARSIVEYGKMPGKYEASATGEHTSYNYFFYSSGKIHHVEIGPLEAGTLYYYRCGGSGQEFYFKTPPSSFPIEFAVVGDLGQTEWTASTLNHVNRTNYDVLLLPGDLSYADSHQPLWDSFGRLVEPYASHRPWMVTEGNHEIEIFPIIYPDGFKAFNSRWPMPFQESGSTSNLYYSFEVAGCHVIMLGSYAEFDEKSAQYKWLKGDLGKVDRRRTPWLIVLIHAPWYNTNLAHKGEGESMRKAMEKLLYEARVDVVFAGHVHAYERFTRVYKNKADECGPIHVTIGDGGNREGLALTFEKPTSASLSVYREPSFGHGRLRVLNQTHAFWSWHRNNDSDCILADSLWLQSLSVSRQCTQFQQDQASPPLVSVNLNDEL
- the LOC117919558 gene encoding zinc finger A20 and AN1 domain-containing stress-associated protein 4-like; protein product: MAEEHRCEAPEGHRLCANNCGFFGSPATLNLCSKCYRDLRLKEEQASSAKSAVEKSLSAASSSTAPLSPPALTLPEAANEITVPAAVAASVPPPSATQPNRCSTCRKRVGLTGFRCRCGITFCGVHRYPEQHGCTFDFKTLGKEAISKANPVVKAEKLHKI